GTAGCCATCCCCACTGACCTATCTGCAAAGTGAAGATTCTCCACACACCCACCGAGGTCGAGATACTAGCAAACTCCCTATCAGCGAGCTCAATCGAGGCTTTAAGTATTCCAAAAGGTCCAAATCCCTCGACTATGTCCCCCGAACTGTCCATCAGCCTTACTGCAAAACCTTCGGCAAGCAACCTGTTCGTGAGAGACTCCATTTCAACAGTCTTCTTGAATAACGGATAATCCTGAACGATCGCAATATTCGCCAGAAGCTGTGAAGAGACGATTCTCAGTGATGAATCGGCTTCACTATGAAGCTGTGCGCTGAGAATAGTGTATATGGAAACGCTGAATGCAAGGAGAATCACTCCAAGAAAGAGAACATACCACAGGGTTAGTTTGATTCTTATCGGGACAATCTTCTTCATCAAATCAACCCAGTCTATAACCGAAGCCTCTCACCGTATTAATGAGTTTGGTTGGAAATGGATCATCTATCTTCTTCCTCAAATATCTTATATAGACATCGACGACATTTGAGTCGCTGAAGAAGTCCTGATCCCATGCGCTTTCCGCGATTTGCGTTCGACTCAGTACCTGGTGAGCGTTTCTGGCCAGATATTCCAGAAGACGGTATTCCTTCGGGGAGAGTTCTATCTCAACATCGCCTCTCCTGACAGTATGAGAAACTGTATCTATTGAAAGATCACTGACCCTTAAAACTTGTTCGAAAGTCTCTCGTGGTCTCCTGAGCAGTGCGTTTACCCTTGCAAGCAACTCCTTGAAGGCAAAGGGTTTCACAAGATAGTCATCGGCTCCGGTATTAAGTCCCTTTACTCTCTCATCAACAGAATCAAGAGCAGTCAGCATCAGAACAGGAGTGTAGTTACCGCTCGCTCTCAGTTCTCTGCAGACTTCATAGCCGTTCTTGCCGGGAAGAAGGATGTCAAGTACGATCACATCATATTGATTAGATGAAGCGAGCATAATCGCTTCATTTCCATTCTTTGCGGCATCGACGAAAAAACCCTCTTCTTTCAAACCTTTTTGAAGAAAAGCAGAGATCGTCGCTTCATCTTCAACTATCAGAATTTTCAGAAAGACACCTCCAAGATAGAGAAACCGGAGGGTCACCCCTCCGGTCAATTCTAGCATCCCAAATCTTTATGTTGGAGTTACTAGTATATCCAGTTCTTTTCCACTTCCTCCGGAGCATTCTCTATCATGTATTCCGAAAGCTGTGAAAGCCATTCCTGTAGAGCAAGTGCTTTCTCTGGATTGACCGGGCTCCATCCCTTCCAGCCATGACCCTGATTTGGGCCGAAATCGAAGGTCATGTCGGAGACCGGGTTTTCCATCTTCTCCATAGCTGCCTTCAAAAGATAGACGGCCTCATTGAGATAATAGTTGTCCATATCGCCCACCGCAACATGCACATCACCGGCTATCTTGGGACCTATCTCTTCCCAGTTCTCCTGCAAGATGTAGTTGAGGTCGAAGTTTTCCTTCCAGTAATCGGCTACTTTCTTGTTAATCTCGCCTGTAACCTGGTCCCATATTGGCTGAGGGAATCCGTCTGCTCCCAAAGGACTGTATGTGGCTTCCCAAACGGACCACTGTCCACCAGATCTGTTGCTTGGTCCTGCAGCCATTTCGAAATAGTTTTCCTGCTTTACGGTGAATCTGATGTTTCCGTGGGTGTCTCTCGCGCTTGGTCTCTCAGTCTTAACCCAGCCAAAATCGGAGTAGTACGCATTGTCATCATTATAGATATTGATAAGCTGGTAGTAGTTGAAATCAACCCCATCGGGATACCAAACATACGTTCTTCCGAAGAAGTCAGGGCAGAAGACCTTCATCGCCAGGGCCTCCCATCCACCAGTTGACCCACCTGCCAAAATTCTCGCCCATTTCTCAGGAATCATTCTGAACTGGCTTTCTAGGTAAGGTATCAGCTCTTCAGTGATTGCAGTTCCATAAGGACCTGAGTTTACCGAGTCAACTGAATATGAAGTATCGTAGTAGGGTGTCGCATCCCTGATAGATACGGCTATGAATCTCGCATTCCCGTCTTCTGTCCAGAATTTGTAGACATCGTTGTTTGTTCTGAAACCTACCGGCGCGGAACCACCGGGGAAATGACCTTGATAATAGATCACTGGATAGTAAGCGTCGGGATTGTCGTAATAGCCTTCAGGAAGAAGGACATTGGCACCGATATACATGTCTTTTCCCCAGAACTCAGACACCACGTCGCTCTTAATCTTTATGTACTTCACCCATTCACTGTCAGTATAGTTCCCTTGCTGGAGGACCATTCCAGGCTCCAGCTCGTAATCTGACATGATCACTTCAGTGATTGAAAGTTCTACTGACCCTGGGTTTGCAGGATCCAGATAGACTTTCTTCGTCTTGCTCGTAGCATTACCAACGGATTCCCAGAACCATTGACCGTCGCCGGTATCGTCATGCATAAGAACCGTGTGACCGTCTGCCCTGTTGAATGTCGTGTAGACATTAATCAGTGCCTGAACGAAATATTCTCCAGCAGGCAAGTCAGATAGATCGATGGGATAGCCGGTTACTGCCATATCTCCATCGGAGATCTTCACAACCGATTCAGAGGTCATACCGAATACATCTTTCCCCCAGAAGGGAACTCCTCTAACATCTGTCTGCACACTTGGCTCAGTGGACGAGTCTTTGCTGACAATAACGAAGACCCTTCCGTTTACAGGTGTCTCAAGGCCGAGAGAAGCCACTGTATCAATGGCTTCCTGGCTCATTGACACTTCGAAAGTCAGTGAAAACGCCGTGAATCCAGCAAAAAGAATAACAATTAGGGCAACAAAACCCTTTCTAAACATATTTCCCACCTCCATAGAATCGTGAGTATTTGTGGAATTATTGTTAAAAATCGCAGGTCAATAACGGTCGTACTTAAATGATTGCCAAAATTGGGATTGAGGGATGCTAGCTTTGAAAGACTTTCTTTAGAAGCAACGACGACGAGCGCGGAGAGAGCGAAGTGGGTCTTCACACGAATGAAGTTTCACACTGTGAGGTTGGTTAAGTTTCATAAATTCGCATTCAACAACAGAAAGAAAGTTGAACTCCATTGTTTACCTCCTCCTCCAAACCCTATTAGGTCGGTCCTTGCTATTATACACTCCTGAAGGTTAGCAAAGTACACTATGCGAGTTTATTTACATCATCTTATGTTTTCCGTTGCTTTGCTCGCCTTTAGTCTTACATTCACTGCCTTCTTCCATGACAAAAACTGTCAAAGTCTTTGAAGTCGATATAGTCGCGAACTCTCTGAAGAGATGCCCAGATGAAGTCTTCGAAAAGCTTCGCGTCATCTTCGCTGTTTAATTCCTCAACAACATCTTCTTGCTCCGATGGACGTGTAGCGATGTATCGACTCCCCACTGCCCTGTAACTAGAATAAAGATTAAAATTGAAAATGCCATTTTCTTTTGATCTGTAATACACTGCTAACACCTCCTGTATTCCGGAACAATTATATCATCCCGTGTAACCGGGTCGGTTGCAAGAAAAAAAGGACCGTGGTTGCGGGTAGCAGCTTGGCGGTTCGAAAGAGCAGATTGAAACCGGTTCACCGTTGAGAGGTTCTCCGTTCTCGGGAAAGAACCTCTTACCGCTTACTGAGATACGCTGAACGCTGGAAAGAGCAAGGGATCAGTTGCAAGTTGAAAGTTGTCAGTTGCAGAACAAAAGACCGTGGTCGGGGGTTCGAAAGAGAAACAAATCAGTTGCAAGATGCAGTGAGTTACATGAATAAGAACCAACACTGGGAGGACAACGATAGTCCTCATATTTTGGAAGCACCATCACTTCTGCTCTTGATCTCGGAGGACTGAGGACGGTTGACGGACAACGTGGTTTTTATCGGCGGACAGCGTCTCTTTGCCCGCAAAGCGGCACTGGCCTCGCCGAAGGCGAGACTGGCCAGGCGGAGCCTGACTGGCCACCGACGGTGACTAGCCCGCATCAGCAGACTGGCTGTGAAGATCTTCCCCGCCGAGGTAGTGTGCAGGTCAAATCAAACACAGGTAGCGATTACCAAAAAACTGTATAATTCAGTGTGAGGTGATTGAATGAAGATAGATCTCAGATGTATTCCCTGCACCTTAAACAGTCTTCTCAGGATTCTTGACCAGAACCACGCCGGAGAAGAAGAGAAGAAGCAGGTGGTAAGAATCTTCATGAAGGAAGTTGCGGAGATGGACTGGTCTGACACTCCGATAGATATCGGAAGAAAGGTCGGCGAGGCTCTCGAACCTCTATTTGGCAATCATGACGCCTTCAGGGAAATTAAGAAGCTTTCAAACAAGAATCTCATGGAGATCTACGAAGACCTCAAGACGGAGCTGCTGACTCTGGATGATCCTTTGATTGGAGCACTTAAGCTCTCCGTAGCAGGAAACATCATAGATGTCGCTCCCGGCCACAAGATCGATATCCATACTACAATGAGTGAAGCTCTATCGAAGTTATTTGCAATAGATGATCTTGAAGAACTTGCAGATAGAATTCGAAGGGCAGACTCTCTGTTGATCGTCGGTGACAACTGCGGAGAGGCAGTTCTCGACAAACTCCTGCTAGATATTGCCGATGTCCCCAATAGCTACTTTTCTGTCAGAACAAAACCTGCGCTGAACGATATTACTATGGAAGAAGCGCTTGAAATAGGAATGAACGAAGTTGCAACTATTCTCGACTCGGGTGCAGATGCCCCTGGCACTCAGGAAAAGACAATGAAGAGAGGTTTTTTCGAAGTCTATTCAAGGGCAGATGTAGTAATCTCTAAAGGACAGGGCAATCTAGAAGGTTTGAGCTCCGCAAGACGCGAGATCTTCTTCTTGCTCATGGCCAAGTGCGAGGTGATTGGCGGTTTCCTGGGAGTTCCAAAGGGTTCGTTCGTTGCCTACAAAAAGGCAGAATCGAGGGGATAGAATGGAGCTTTTCAAAGACTTTCCGGTTCTTGTTGTCGATGATGATTTACGTTCCGAAAATACCGGTGGAAGAGCTACAAGGGAGATTGTCAAAGAGCTTCAGAAGAGAGGCTTTTCCGTCATTGAATCTTACTCAGGCTACGACTGTAGAATCGAGTTCATGTCTCATTCGAATGTCAGCTGTGTTTTGCTCGATTGGGATCTCGTAATAAAACCGGACGCAGAGTTTTTGGGACCGGGCGAAATTATTGAGATGATTCGTGGAAGGAATATGCTTATTCCAATCTTCCTTATGACTGAGAAATTGAAAGTAATGGAGATTCCTCTAGAAATAGTCAGTCAGATCGATGGCTATGTTTGGAAGCTCGAAGATAGCCCATCTTTCATTGCGGGAAGGATCGAGGAAGCAACTGAGCGATACATGGACGAACTTCAGCCTCCCTTTTTGAAAGAGCTCATAAGATACGTAGATGAATTCAAGTATTCATGGCACACCCCAGGCCACAGCGGTGGAGAGGCTTTCTTGAAGTCATCTACCGGGAAGATCTTCCATAACTTCTTCGGCGAGAATATTTTCAGGAGCGACTTATCCGTTTCGGTGCCGGAACTCGGATCGCTCCTTGAGCATACAGAAGCTATTGGAGAATCGGAAAAGTCAGCGGCCAAGATTTTCGGTTCCGACGAGACTTACTTTGTAACGAACGGTACCTCCACATCCAACAAGATCGTCTTCCATTACTGCGTGACCCCGGGAGACATAGTTCTAGTTGACAGAAACTGTCACAAGTCGATTATGCATTCAATAATAATGACAGGCGCCATTCCGATTTATCTTACTCCCAGCAGGAACTCGCTCGGAATAATCGGACCTATTCATGAAGAGAATTTTGAATGGAGCGAGATAGAGAAAGCGATAAAGGAAAGCCCTCTCGTCGAAGATAAAGAGAACTTCAAAATAAAGCTGGCCGTCGTTACAAATTCCACTTACGACGGTCTCTGCTACAACGCAAAGACAATTCTGGACGGGCTTGAGAAAGTGGTAGATTTCGTGCTTTTCGATGAGGCGTGGTACGCGTATGCGAAATTCCACCAGATGTATCTCGGCCGCTTCGGCATGTCGCCAGATATTGACAGAGAAAAGTCGCCGGTGGTCTTCTCAACTCATTCCACCCACAAGCTTCTCGCTGCCTTCTCTCAGGGTTCAATGATTCATGTCAAGGACGGGAGAAAGAGGGTTGATCACGGAAGATTCAACGAAGCATACATGATGCATATGTCAACCTCTCCCCAGTACGCAATAATTGCCTCGCTGGACGTGGCAGCAAAAATGATGGCCGGCAACGCCGGAAGATTCCTGATAGATGAAACAATACAAGAGGCAATTATCTTCAGAAAGAAGATGAAGCATCTGAAAAAAGAGATCGAACTGAAAGAAACCGAACGAAAGAGAAGATGGTGGCTGGAAATATGGCAGCCACAAAAGGTCTCAGTTGAGACAGAAAACGGGCAGAGAAAAACCTTCGATCTCGAAGATATAGATGAGTCTATTCTCAAGGACAGACCAGACTGCTGGTACCTGAAAGCAAACGAAGACTGGCACGGATTTGGAAAGCTCGAAAACGACTACGTTCTCCTCGATCCGGTGAAAGTTACTGTTATGACCCCTGGAATAACAAGACAGGGACGAATGAGAAACTGGGGTATACCCGCAACGATAGTCACTACCTTCCTTAGGGACAGAGGGATAGTCGTTGAGAAATCCGGTCATTACTCATTCCTGATACTCTTTTCTCTGGGACTGACAAAGGGAAAATCCGGAACACTGCTAGCAGAGCTTTTCACTTTCAAGAAGCTTTTCGACGAAGACGCTCCTCTGGATGATGTATTTCCGGATATTGTGAGAGAGTTTCCAAAGAAGTATGGAAAGATGACCCTTCAGGAGCTTTGCAGACAGATGCATGAATACCTCAGGAAGGTGAGAATTACGAAGGTTCTCAAGGACGTCTATTCTCACAATCCCGAACAGGTAATGCTTCCCGCAAAGGCATACTCGGAACTCGTCAATGAAAATACAGAGCTAGTAAGAATCCGCGAACTTCAAAACAGGATATCGGCCGTCATGGTTGTTCCGTATCCTCCCGGAATACCCGTCATAATGCCTGGCGAGAGATACACAGACGAAACAAAGCGAATAGTTGAGTATCTCAATCTATCCGAAGAGTTCGATAACAAGTTCCCCGGTTTCGAGAATGAGATGCATGGCTTAAAAATGAAGATAGACAGCAACAACAAGAAGAGATACTATACATACTGCTTGAAGGAGATCGAACAGTCAGAAGGCGAATAGAAGTATAAGTCTACTTTGAGTTGCTTATTTGGGCGAACAGAACCTAAACTTTGATGCTATAATCCTCCTAATCACTGATCATGAAGGGATAGTTTTGCTTCTCGCATTCTTGCCTGCTGTCTTCTTCGGATGGACTCTCGGAAGGAACGACGCAGCCAATATTTATGGTACAACCGTAACAAGCGGTATTTTGAAATACAGATCAGCAGCTTTGATCTCAAGCTTCGCCGTGCTGGCGGGAGCAATGCTCGGTGGCGCTGGCGGAATGGAGACTCTGTCAGGCCTGAGTTCTCACACACTTCTTTCAGCTTCAGTGAATGCGGCTGCTGCAGGAATATCCGTCCTCCTGCTTAACAGACTGGGATTGCCAGTTTCCTCTTCCCAGGCAGTCGTCGGCTCTTTAATCGGAATTGGCTTGCTTAAAGGCGGCGTTGATTGGCTTATCGTGCTCAAGATTGTAGCCTGCTGGATAACGACTCCTCTGGGCGCTGCAATTGCAGCTTTCCTTCTTATCGACTGATTGGTTCTGCTTTCAGAATGATTCATTCAATTCTGATACAGGACCTTCTCCTAAGAGCACTCGCTGTGATTAATGGGGGCTTCGAGTCTTTTGCTCTTGGCGCAAACAATGTCGCCAACATTACGGGGACCTTCGCGTACATTATTGGAATCGACAAAGCCGTTCTAACTGGAGGCCTAACCATTTCGGCAGGAGCAATAATCTTCAGCAAGTGAGTCATGTACACAATCGGAACGAGGATAGTCGCACTTGAATCGTTTGCTTCTGTTATAGCGCTTCTAGCTCAATCACTTACTGTTTCGGTACACGCCTTCACCGGCGTCCCGGTTTCCGTATCACAGGCAATTGTGGGAGCAGTCCTAGGAGTCGGTCTTGCAAGAGGATCGAGAAACTTTGACGAAAGGCTCATTAAGAGAATTCTCTTTGGATGGGTATCTACACCT
The sequence above is drawn from the Mesotoga sp. UBA6090 genome and encodes:
- a CDS encoding response regulator transcription factor, whose protein sequence is MKILIVEDEATISAFLQKGLKEEGFFVDAAKNGNEAIMLASSNQYDVIVLDILLPGKNGYEVCRELRASGNYTPVLMLTALDSVDERVKGLNTGADDYLVKPFAFKELLARVNALLRRPRETFEQVLRVSDLSIDTVSHTVRRGDVEIELSPKEYRLLEYLARNAHQVLSRTQIAESAWDQDFFSDSNVVDVYIRYLRKKIDDPFPTKLINTVRGFGYRLG
- a CDS encoding alpha/beta hydrolase-fold protein, which produces MFRKGFVALIVILFAGFTAFSLTFEVSMSQEAIDTVASLGLETPVNGRVFVIVSKDSSTEPSVQTDVRGVPFWGKDVFGMTSESVVKISDGDMAVTGYPIDLSDLPAGEYFVQALINVYTTFNRADGHTVLMHDDTGDGQWFWESVGNATSKTKKVYLDPANPGSVELSITEVIMSDYELEPGMVLQQGNYTDSEWVKYIKIKSDVVSEFWGKDMYIGANVLLPEGYYDNPDAYYPVIYYQGHFPGGSAPVGFRTNNDVYKFWTEDGNARFIAVSIRDATPYYDTSYSVDSVNSGPYGTAITEELIPYLESQFRMIPEKWARILAGGSTGGWEALAMKVFCPDFFGRTYVWYPDGVDFNYYQLINIYNDDNAYYSDFGWVKTERPSARDTHGNIRFTVKQENYFEMAAGPSNRSGGQWSVWEATYSPLGADGFPQPIWDQVTGEINKKVADYWKENFDLNYILQENWEEIGPKIAGDVHVAVGDMDNYYLNEAVYLLKAAMEKMENPVSDMTFDFGPNQGHGWKGWSPVNPEKALALQEWLSQLSEYMIENAPEEVEKNWIY
- a CDS encoding chemotaxis protein — its product is MYYRSKENGIFNFNLYSSYRAVGSRYIATRPSEQEDVVEELNSEDDAKLFEDFIWASLQRVRDYIDFKDFDSFCHGRRQ
- a CDS encoding damage-control phosphatase ARMT1 family protein gives rise to the protein MKIDLRCIPCTLNSLLRILDQNHAGEEEKKQVVRIFMKEVAEMDWSDTPIDIGRKVGEALEPLFGNHDAFREIKKLSNKNLMEIYEDLKTELLTLDDPLIGALKLSVAGNIIDVAPGHKIDIHTTMSEALSKLFAIDDLEELADRIRRADSLLIVGDNCGEAVLDKLLLDIADVPNSYFSVRTKPALNDITMEEALEIGMNEVATILDSGADAPGTQEKTMKRGFFEVYSRADVVISKGQGNLEGLSSARREIFFLLMAKCEVIGGFLGVPKGSFVAYKKAESRG
- a CDS encoding Orn/Lys/Arg decarboxylase N-terminal domain-containing protein codes for the protein MELFKDFPVLVVDDDLRSENTGGRATREIVKELQKRGFSVIESYSGYDCRIEFMSHSNVSCVLLDWDLVIKPDAEFLGPGEIIEMIRGRNMLIPIFLMTEKLKVMEIPLEIVSQIDGYVWKLEDSPSFIAGRIEEATERYMDELQPPFLKELIRYVDEFKYSWHTPGHSGGEAFLKSSTGKIFHNFFGENIFRSDLSVSVPELGSLLEHTEAIGESEKSAAKIFGSDETYFVTNGTSTSNKIVFHYCVTPGDIVLVDRNCHKSIMHSIIMTGAIPIYLTPSRNSLGIIGPIHEENFEWSEIEKAIKESPLVEDKENFKIKLAVVTNSTYDGLCYNAKTILDGLEKVVDFVLFDEAWYAYAKFHQMYLGRFGMSPDIDREKSPVVFSTHSTHKLLAAFSQGSMIHVKDGRKRVDHGRFNEAYMMHMSTSPQYAIIASLDVAAKMMAGNAGRFLIDETIQEAIIFRKKMKHLKKEIELKETERKRRWWLEIWQPQKVSVETENGQRKTFDLEDIDESILKDRPDCWYLKANEDWHGFGKLENDYVLLDPVKVTVMTPGITRQGRMRNWGIPATIVTTFLRDRGIVVEKSGHYSFLILFSLGLTKGKSGTLLAELFTFKKLFDEDAPLDDVFPDIVREFPKKYGKMTLQELCRQMHEYLRKVRITKVLKDVYSHNPEQVMLPAKAYSELVNENTELVRIRELQNRISAVMVVPYPPGIPVIMPGERYTDETKRIVEYLNLSEEFDNKFPGFENEMHGLKMKIDSNNKKRYYTYCLKEIEQSEGE
- a CDS encoding inorganic phosphate transporter, with protein sequence MGEQNLNFDAIILLITDHEGIVLLLAFLPAVFFGWTLGRNDAANIYGTTVTSGILKYRSAALISSFAVLAGAMLGGAGGMETLSGLSSHTLLSASVNAAAAGISVLLLNRLGLPVSSSQAVVGSLIGIGLLKGGVDWLIVLKIVACWITTPLGAAIAAFLLID
- a CDS encoding inorganic phosphate transporter; this translates as MYTIGTRIVALESFASVIALLAQSLTVSVHAFTGVPVSVSQAIVGAVLGVGLARGSRNFDERLIKRILFGWVSTPVISGLISVTLYIAFTSLAALLGK